The proteins below are encoded in one region of Thermococcus sp. 21S7:
- a CDS encoding sodium/proline symporter, protein MNSGILFGFLVYLALLAYIGWWANRYTKTEDQYFVGGRRVHVLAATLSDKASDFSGWLMLGYPGAAFSSGLGAFWAGIGCLFGTLADYVLIGPRLRIYAGKFRAITVPDYLEARLKDDTKMIRVLSALIIIIFMTAYVAAQFTAGGKTFAEGFGISDNMGILITVIILTAYVITGGFFAVVWTDVVQAMFMLLTLLVVPFLALSEIGGFDKATQIIGSADPAKLHPFGGATGVAAIVFAIGYASWIVGYLGQPHIVTRYMSVEDPRKLRRPGIFISGTWTILVLWGAFFAGFLGFAMYQAGILSVSDPEKVIPAMAVELMPGWLAGFVIAGIISAVMSTADSQLLVASSAIARDFYHKVLGKEIGKKQMVNISRLVVAGVALVGLWFAISGPKVIYQMVATAWGGLAVGFGPILTLSLWWKRATKEGAIVGMAYGLISEVIFEAKIYGWAFNPDAPGFFGTIGGWFNGIPVFFINFFVTLVVIIIVSLLTKPPEDIVKLHEEIFRKVPVEGTGKKSITETRAKSQVENVAEFVLAKGIA, encoded by the coding sequence ATGAACAGCGGGATACTGTTCGGTTTTCTGGTGTATCTCGCACTGCTGGCTTACATAGGCTGGTGGGCCAACAGGTATACCAAGACCGAAGACCAGTACTTCGTCGGGGGCAGGAGGGTTCACGTCTTGGCTGCGACCCTCTCAGACAAGGCGAGCGACTTCTCGGGATGGCTGATGCTCGGTTATCCGGGTGCAGCATTCTCCAGCGGTCTCGGTGCTTTCTGGGCAGGAATCGGCTGTCTCTTTGGTACCCTGGCCGATTACGTCCTTATTGGGCCGAGGTTGAGGATATACGCAGGTAAATTCAGGGCCATAACCGTACCGGACTACCTGGAGGCAAGGCTCAAGGACGATACCAAGATGATAAGGGTTCTGAGCGCGCTGATAATCATAATCTTCATGACCGCCTACGTTGCAGCGCAGTTCACAGCTGGAGGAAAGACCTTCGCCGAGGGCTTCGGCATAAGCGACAACATGGGAATCCTCATAACCGTCATCATCCTGACGGCCTACGTTATCACCGGTGGGTTCTTCGCCGTCGTCTGGACCGACGTCGTTCAGGCAATGTTCATGCTGCTGACCCTTCTGGTAGTTCCGTTCCTCGCGCTCTCGGAGATAGGTGGCTTCGATAAGGCAACACAGATAATAGGCAGCGCCGACCCGGCGAAGCTGCACCCGTTCGGAGGCGCAACGGGAGTGGCGGCGATAGTCTTCGCCATAGGCTACGCTTCGTGGATAGTCGGCTACCTCGGCCAGCCCCACATCGTCACCCGCTACATGAGCGTTGAGGACCCGAGGAAGCTCAGGAGGCCGGGTATCTTCATCAGCGGCACCTGGACCATCCTTGTCCTCTGGGGAGCGTTCTTCGCGGGCTTCCTCGGCTTCGCCATGTACCAGGCAGGAATCCTGAGCGTCAGCGACCCGGAGAAGGTCATCCCTGCCATGGCCGTTGAGCTGATGCCCGGCTGGCTCGCAGGCTTTGTGATAGCGGGCATAATCTCGGCCGTTATGAGTACCGCGGATTCACAGCTGCTCGTCGCCTCCTCGGCAATAGCTAGGGACTTCTACCACAAGGTCCTCGGCAAGGAAATTGGCAAGAAGCAGATGGTCAACATATCGAGGCTCGTCGTTGCCGGCGTTGCCCTTGTGGGACTCTGGTTCGCCATCAGCGGCCCGAAGGTCATCTACCAGATGGTCGCTACCGCTTGGGGTGGCCTGGCCGTTGGCTTCGGCCCGATACTCACTCTGAGCCTCTGGTGGAAGAGAGCCACCAAGGAGGGCGCCATCGTCGGCATGGCTTACGGCCTCATCAGTGAGGTCATCTTCGAGGCAAAGATATACGGCTGGGCGTTCAACCCGGACGCTCCGGGCTTCTTCGGAACGATAGGCGGCTGGTTCAACGGCATACCGGTGTTCTTCATCAACTTCTTCGTGACGCTGGTGGTCATAATAATCGTCAGCCTCCTCACCAAGCCGCCTGAGGACATCGTCAAGCTCCATGAGGAGATATTCAGGAAGGTTCCCGTCGAGGGAACCGGCAAGAAGAGCATCACCGAGACCAGGGCCAAGAGCCAGGTCGAGAACGTCGCCGAGTTCGTCCTCGCCAAGGGAATCGCCTGA